The genome window GAAAAAGTCCTTCTTCTCGCGGCAGGCGGAGTGGAAAACGACGAGAGTCAACGCAAGCGCGATCGCCGTCGATCGCAATGTTTTCGCTCGTCTGGCGGGCGCCGGTTGCATCATGTCCATCTTGTCCATGATGTCCATTTTGTCCATGCGCGCGCTGTTTTTCTCGAAGCAGGCGGGACGCCTGCGCTCCCGGGCAATCTCATCGAAACTGGCGGGACGCCTGCGCTCCCCGGGTGCGCGCTCAGGCGCTCTTTTTCCGCAGTCGACCCGCCGCGCGCCGCTCGGGCTTTGCGTCCGCGCGCGTCGCCGGATGCGCGGCGAGCCACTCGACGATGTGCGGGTACACCTCGCGATCGGCGTTGCGACCGCAAAGCAGGTCAAAGTGGCCGTAATGCGAGATATGCCCGTGCTCGCGGCCGAACGGGACGACCTTCGTGTCCTTGCGCCGGATGAGCGCGCGCGTGCGTTCGCCGACGACCTCCGGGCACATGCGGTCGCGGTCGCCCACCAGCATCAAAAGCGGCATGTCGATCCTGTCCGCCATCCCCGCGAAGCAGGCGCCGTCGCGCCGCCGGATCAGGCCGCCCGGCGCAAGAAGCGTCGCCAACTGCACGCACACGTTACCGGACACATCCACCTCGACGCCGGTGTGGATCGCGCGTGCCGCGGCGGGCGAGATGTTTTCGGGCCAGTAGTGGAACTCGCCGATCGGCCCGCGGAAACGCCCGGCGAAAAACGCGTATATCCGCGCAAGGAATCCGGAGCCGACGCGACGCACATAGGGCGCGAGAAACGCCGCCTTCGTCAGCGGGCCGAAGTAAGACTTCGCATTGCCGTAATCGAAGCCGCTCGCCACGGTGACGCCGCTCGCGATGCGCTCCCCGCCGTAAACGCACCCGTGCGCCAAAAGCAGGATGCCGCCCATGCTGTGGCCGATCCAGTGCAAATTTGAATAACCGGTCAAACGCAGCACGTAATCGACGATAGCCGGGTCGTCGCGCTCGATGTAGTCGTCCACCGACCAATCCCAGCGGCGATTCGTGCCCGGGCGCGGCATGTCCGAGGGCGCGCGCCCGCGCAGGTTCGGCAGAAAAACGTCGTAGCCCCGATCGGCGAGCGCGTGCGCGAGCGACGGCGCGCCGTCCGGCCCGTCGCCGACGCCAAGATCAAAGCCCGCGGACGTGCTCGCGAATCCGTGATGCAGGATGACCGGCTCGCCGTGCGGGTCCTCGCCGCGCGGGCGATAGCGGTGGATCGCGAGGCGCCAGCCGTCGTTCGTGGTGACGTAGTGCGTCTCGTCTTCGGTGGAACGCGGGGCGTAGAGATATTCGGCGATCTTGCCGGCCACGTAGAGGCCGGCGGCGATGGTGAGAAGCGTGAAGAGGAACGACATGCGGCGGAGGGTAGCGAGGAACGAGGAAATAGGAAATAGGAATTGACGCGCGGCCAACGGTCAGAGCCGCAAACGAAGTCGCGCCGCTTGGAGCGGCGCGGCGGAGTGCGCGGTTGATACCGCCCCGGCATCGCCGTTCTCTGTCCCATCATGCTGGTGCGGAACCGACCGCGCACTTCGCCTTCGCTTCGCGAATGCTTCGTTTGCGGCCCTGATCGTGCAAGCGCCGACTGCGCACTTCGCCTTCGCTTCGCGAATGCTTCGTTTGCGGCCTGATCGCGTCAGCGCGTCATGACAAGCAGCACCAGCGCCCAGACGGCGAAAAGGAAGCCGACGATGAGCGGTCCGCCGAGGAACACGAGCACGAAGCCGAAGATGGCGACGGATTCGGCAAGCGCCCAGGAGACGATCGGCAGCGTCGCCGCCGCGTCGTGGCGGTAGCCGCGCCGTCGCATGAGAAGCGACGCCATGCTGACCGCGACCGCCAACAGCGAAAACGCGACGAACAGCAGCGGTCCCCCGACGTTCTCTTTCGCGTTTTCGTACTGGTAAAAAATCACGGACAGCACGCCGAACGCCAACACCGACACGATCATCGACGACCAGATGATGCGGTGCGCCGCGGGCGTCCGGAGTCCGCCGGGAATGAGCGCTTCGTAGCTTTGCGTCGCCATGTTCGACCTCCAAGGCCGATATGGTCGCCGATCGCACGCGCGGTTTCTGTAAGCGGGAAATGAAAAGGCGGGAAGACCGGAAGGGAATCGCCGAACCACGGAGCGCACGACGGGCACAACGAAAGTTCAGAGGCAAATTTTCTTTCTCTGTGTCCTCTGTGCCTCTGTGGTGAATTCCTTGGCTTTCGTTGTGCTTTCGCGTTGAGAATCACCGCTCGCACGGAACGAACGTCAGCGTCGGCGCGGAGAACACGCGCTCGTTGCCGTGGATGTAGCCGCCCGTGAGCGCGTCGTAGGCAATCGCCTCGCCCTGGCGCTCGCGCGCGTTCGGCACGCGGCGCGGTTTTGTGTCGAGGATCGCCTCGGGCGGCGCGCCGTCGGGCAGAATCCACTCCCACGCGCGGTCGTAGGTTCGGATGAGCAATCGCCGCCCGGCCGGGTGCCAGTCCGCGGCGGTCACTTTCGAATAGCCATCCGGCTCGTCCCAGGTCAACAAGCCCACCTCGCGCGGCACGTTCATCGCTTCGCGGATGAGGCGGTCGAAGCGGTACACGCGCGTGCCCTCGCGCCGCTCCTTCGAGAAAATCCACACCGTTCCGTCGGGACGCACGGCGAGCGCCTCCGCGTCGCGCGCCCCGTCGGGATACACAAAAGGCAGGCGATCGACGCGCTCGGCGATCATCTCGCCAAACGGCGTGTCGGCGTCGATCAACGGCTCGGGCACGCGGTAGATCGTCGCGTCGATGCGCCGCGAACCGTTGTCGCCGAAATCGCCGACGAAAAGGCAGGATCGAGGATCGAGGATGGAGGATGGAGTTTTCACATCGGCGAACGGCGCGTCTTCCGACTCTCTTTCCTCTTTTCTATTTTCTAATTTCTCGCAGGCGCCGACCGCCATGTCTTCGAAATCCACCGCCCGCACGCCGGGCAGCACGAGCTTGCCGAGTAACTCGCCCCCGCGGTTCATCGCGTAGAGGTACGGTCCGTCGCCGGAATCGTTATGCGCCCAGATGACGGCGGGGTTT of bacterium contains these proteins:
- a CDS encoding alpha/beta fold hydrolase, whose protein sequence is MSFLFTLLTIAAGLYVAGKIAEYLYAPRSTEDETHYVTTNDGWRLAIHRYRPRGEDPHGEPVILHHGFASTSAGFDLGVGDGPDGAPSLAHALADRGYDVFLPNLRGRAPSDMPRPGTNRRWDWSVDDYIERDDPAIVDYVLRLTGYSNLHWIGHSMGGILLLAHGCVYGGERIASGVTVASGFDYGNAKSYFGPLTKAAFLAPYVRRVGSGFLARIYAFFAGRFRGPIGEFHYWPENISPAAARAIHTGVEVDVSGNVCVQLATLLAPGGLIRRRDGACFAGMADRIDMPLLMLVGDRDRMCPEVVGERTRALIRRKDTKVVPFGREHGHISHYGHFDLLCGRNADREVYPHIVEWLAAHPATRADAKPERRAAGRLRKKSA
- a CDS encoding esterase-like activity of phytase family protein — translated: MSRPRRFLILSVLLAAATGVAFVSGMVRPGHGADPIPAWPRMTASAGGMTPIAPHTARECEKYGWPLRLGENPLDELSGLAVSRQNPAVIWAHNDSGDGPYLYAMNRGGELLGKLVLPGVRAVDFEDMAVGACEKLENRKEERESEDAPFADVKTPSSILDPRSCLFVGDFGDNGSRRIDATIYRVPEPLIDADTPFGEMIAERVDRLPFVYPDGARDAEALAVRPDGTVWIFSKERREGTRVYRFDRLIREAMNVPREVGLLTWDEPDGYSKVTAADWHPAGRRLLIRTYDRAWEWILPDGAPPEAILDTKPRRVPNARERQGEAIAYDALTGGYIHGNERVFSAPTLTFVPCER